A single region of the Gracilibacillus caseinilyticus genome encodes:
- the glgB gene encoding 1,4-alpha-glucan branching protein GlgB, translated as MNPAITETDIYLFHQGTHYQSYQFLGCHPVQEDNQEGLRFTVWAPHAVQVEVAGNFNQWTGTGYSLEKISMNGLWSAFFTDIPTGIPYKYKITPQNGTPFLKADPYAVQSELRPLTASIIPSPDIYTWNDQKWESQKQVNTPYPAAMLIYELHLGTWKTKEDGSYYHYNELAAVLIPYIKKLGYTHIELLPIAEHPFDLSWGYQITGYYAPTSRYGTADQFKYFIDQCHQHNIGIILDWVPGHFCKDEHGLRIFDGEPLYEYRDSSKAEKRSWGTLTFDFGRPEIQSFLISNAIYWLKEFHIDGLRIDAVASMFYLNFDRGDDEAQLLNSLGGDKNLEAVAFIKKLNEVVFAYFPHALMMAEDSSDLPMISWPTSNGGYGFNFKWNMGWMNDVLAYMEYEPVYRKWHHHLLTFSMMYAYSENFVLPLSHDEVVHGKKSLLNKMPGDQWQQFANLRLLLGYMMVHPGKKLMFMGGEFGQYIEWRDQEELDWLLLDYPLHNALHHYVQKLNHFYLAHPALYQLDFVPAGFQWIDADNNEQSILLFMRKTADSQDDLIILCNFTPNVYYDYRIGVPFPGKYIEIFNSDAASFGGSDQQNTAEHFSLPEQWHGHSQHIQVKVPPLAIAIFTREQPKKEDKE; from the coding sequence ATGAACCCAGCAATAACAGAAACTGATATCTATTTATTCCACCAAGGCACTCACTACCAAAGCTATCAATTCCTTGGCTGTCATCCTGTGCAGGAAGACAATCAAGAAGGGCTACGCTTCACAGTTTGGGCCCCCCACGCTGTGCAAGTAGAAGTAGCCGGTAATTTCAATCAATGGACCGGTACTGGCTATTCACTTGAAAAAATCAGCATGAATGGTCTTTGGTCGGCTTTTTTTACAGATATTCCAACCGGCATTCCTTATAAATATAAGATAACACCACAAAATGGAACACCTTTTTTAAAAGCTGATCCTTATGCCGTTCAATCGGAGCTGCGGCCACTTACTGCATCCATTATCCCTTCTCCTGATATATATACGTGGAATGACCAAAAATGGGAATCTCAAAAACAAGTGAACACTCCTTATCCAGCCGCCATGCTTATATATGAATTGCATCTGGGCACCTGGAAGACAAAAGAAGATGGCAGTTACTATCATTATAATGAATTAGCTGCTGTTTTGATTCCTTATATAAAAAAGTTAGGTTATACCCACATTGAGTTGTTACCTATAGCAGAACATCCATTCGACTTATCATGGGGTTATCAAATCACTGGCTATTATGCACCCACCAGCCGCTATGGAACGGCAGATCAATTCAAATATTTCATCGATCAGTGTCATCAGCACAATATTGGCATTATACTCGACTGGGTTCCCGGACACTTCTGCAAGGATGAACATGGATTACGTATTTTCGATGGTGAGCCGTTGTATGAATATCGTGATTCCAGTAAAGCAGAGAAACGATCTTGGGGAACATTGACTTTTGACTTTGGACGTCCGGAGATTCAAAGCTTCTTAATTTCTAACGCCATTTACTGGTTGAAGGAGTTTCATATTGATGGCTTGCGAATAGATGCGGTTGCAAGTATGTTTTATCTGAATTTTGATCGAGGTGACGACGAAGCGCAATTACTAAATAGCCTAGGTGGAGATAAAAACTTAGAAGCAGTAGCTTTTATCAAAAAATTAAATGAAGTTGTATTTGCTTACTTTCCGCATGCACTCATGATGGCAGAAGACAGTTCAGACCTGCCAATGATCAGCTGGCCAACGTCAAATGGTGGTTACGGCTTTAATTTCAAATGGAATATGGGCTGGATGAACGATGTATTAGCCTATATGGAGTATGAGCCTGTTTACCGGAAATGGCACCATCATTTGTTAACCTTCTCTATGATGTATGCATATAGTGAGAATTTCGTTCTTCCCTTGTCACACGATGAAGTTGTACATGGAAAAAAATCACTGTTAAACAAAATGCCGGGTGATCAATGGCAGCAATTCGCCAATTTGCGCTTACTTCTCGGTTATATGATGGTACATCCGGGAAAGAAGCTGATGTTCATGGGTGGGGAATTCGGCCAATATATTGAGTGGCGTGACCAGGAGGAATTAGATTGGCTGCTTCTTGATTATCCTTTACACAATGCCCTTCATCATTATGTACAAAAGCTGAATCATTTCTATTTGGCCCACCCAGCTTTATATCAATTGGATTTCGTTCCGGCTGGTTTCCAATGGATTGATGCAGATAACAATGAACAAAGTATTCTGCTTTTTATGAGAAAAACAGCGGACAGCCAAGATGACCTGATCATTCTTTGTAATTTTACACCGAATGTTTATTACGACTATCGTATTGGCGTTCCATTCCCTGGTAAGTATATAGAGATTTTCAACTCAGATGCAGCATCATTTGGTGGATCTGATCAGCAGAATACGGCAGAGCATTTCAGCCTTCCAGAACAATGGCACGGCCATTCCCAGCATATACAAGTAAAGGTTCCGCCTTTAGCTATAGCGATTTTCACCAGAGAACAACCAAAAAAGGAGGATAAGGAATGA
- a CDS encoding peptidoglycan-binding domain-containing protein, with protein MMLQRGSYGIEVKNLQNEIMKLGFGEFLDKWGAYSDFGEATERAVEAVQTFLGIKVDGIAGPQTDNASILLMVGFL; from the coding sequence ATGATGTTACAAAGAGGTAGTTATGGCATCGAGGTAAAAAATCTTCAAAATGAAATCATGAAACTTGGATTTGGTGAGTTTTTAGATAAATGGGGCGCATATAGTGATTTTGGTGAAGCTACTGAGAGAGCTGTTGAAGCAGTTCAAACATTCTTAGGTATTAAAGTGGATGGTATTGCTGGACCACAAACCGATAATGCGAGTATCTTATTAATGGTGGGCTTTCTTTAA
- a CDS encoding site-specific integrase, with translation MESQNLWKWKNHLFLFSDEFGQPLRPDSISQWWIRFTETDKYKEAKLKRIRFHDLRHTSATLLIDKGVHAKVIQERFGHSKISNTMDVYGHILQDTAKVQLIILMIYLKKLKMVPRIKKLISFKNKKTSQRLSL, from the coding sequence ATGGAATCACAAAATTTATGGAAATGGAAGAATCATTTGTTTTTATTTTCAGATGAATTCGGGCAACCGCTTCGTCCAGATTCTATTAGTCAATGGTGGATCAGATTTACTGAAACTGATAAATATAAAGAAGCTAAGTTAAAAAGAATTAGATTTCATGATTTAAGGCATACATCAGCTACGTTACTAATCGATAAAGGAGTTCATGCTAAAGTAATTCAAGAACGATTTGGTCATTCTAAAATTAGTAACACTATGGATGTTTATGGTCATATATTACAAGACACTGCAAAAGTGCAGTTAATCATTTTAATGATTTATTTAAAAAAGCTTAAAATGGTCCCCAGGATAAAAAAGCTAATTTCCTTCAAAAATAAAAAAACCTCACAACGCTTGTCGTTGTAA
- a CDS encoding glycogen synthase: MTRLLFVASEASPFVKTGGLADVIGSLPQALNKRNDVEVRVVLPLYQEILNKWKDKIEEWLTFSVDVGWRHHQVKVYQLLHQHTHFYFIHNDYYFSRHQIYGYEDDGERFIFFCQAVCSMLSKLEGFPVDILHAHDWQAALSIAFSKIYYPDWQLKTVYTIHNLKYQGIMQKYAFSDLFYLAPDHIGGFEWNGLLNCMKAGLFHAHKITTVSPTYAEEIKTHYHGEGLHSIINERHQDVSGILNGIDTEGYNPMTDRSLVSPFDHAGANKQANKKVLQQQLGLPVNEDTPLYVMVSRLVEQKGFHLVQRIIDEFLTEDVQFIILGSGEHEFEDYFYHAASRNPTKLVTYLGFSESLARQIYASSDFFVMPSLFEPCGLSQLIALQYKSVPIVRETGGLKDTVQAFNEHSLSGNGFSFQNYNAHDLLHVLRYALQIYHNETKWKALLHNVDKSSFDWQQSAEAYVHLYRALIHAKKGE; the protein is encoded by the coding sequence ATGACTCGTCTATTATTTGTTGCATCTGAAGCATCCCCTTTTGTCAAAACCGGCGGATTAGCTGATGTCATTGGTTCACTCCCGCAAGCATTAAACAAGCGAAATGACGTCGAAGTCCGAGTAGTCCTTCCACTCTATCAGGAAATATTGAACAAATGGAAGGACAAAATCGAAGAATGGCTTACCTTCTCCGTTGATGTGGGGTGGCGCCATCACCAGGTTAAAGTCTACCAGTTGTTACATCAGCATACGCACTTCTATTTTATTCATAATGATTATTATTTCTCCAGGCATCAAATATATGGCTATGAAGATGATGGCGAACGTTTTATCTTTTTCTGTCAGGCGGTTTGTTCGATGCTTTCTAAATTAGAAGGTTTCCCTGTTGACATTTTGCACGCTCATGACTGGCAAGCTGCTTTGTCTATCGCATTTAGCAAAATTTATTATCCGGATTGGCAACTCAAAACAGTTTATACGATTCATAATTTGAAATATCAAGGGATCATGCAAAAATATGCTTTTTCTGATTTGTTTTATTTAGCTCCAGATCATATTGGCGGGTTTGAATGGAACGGCTTATTGAACTGTATGAAGGCTGGCTTGTTCCATGCCCACAAGATTACAACAGTCAGCCCGACCTATGCAGAGGAAATAAAAACACATTATCACGGTGAAGGTTTACATTCCATTATCAATGAACGCCATCAGGATGTGTCAGGTATATTGAACGGAATCGATACCGAGGGATATAATCCGATGACAGACAGATCGCTTGTATCTCCTTTCGATCATGCAGGCGCTAACAAGCAAGCTAACAAAAAAGTACTTCAGCAACAATTAGGATTACCTGTAAATGAAGATACACCATTATATGTAATGGTTTCCCGTCTAGTCGAACAGAAAGGCTTTCATCTTGTACAGCGAATTATCGACGAATTTCTAACAGAAGATGTTCAGTTTATCATTCTTGGGTCTGGTGAACACGAGTTTGAAGATTATTTCTACCATGCAGCTAGTCGCAATCCTACTAAACTTGTAACATACTTAGGTTTTAGCGAATCATTAGCTAGACAAATCTACGCCTCAAGTGATTTTTTTGTGATGCCATCCTTATTTGAACCGTGTGGCTTATCGCAATTAATTGCCCTTCAGTATAAATCAGTGCCGATCGTCAGGGAAACGGGTGGTCTTAAAGATACGGTGCAAGCTTTTAATGAACACAGCTTAAGCGGAAATGGTTTTAGCTTTCAGAACTACAACGCGCATGATTTACTGCACGTGTTACGATATGCACTCCAAATCTATCATAATGAGACAAAGTGGAAAGCGCTCCTCCACAATGTAGACAAAAGCAGCTTTGACTGGCAACAATCTGCTGAAGCATATGTGCACTTATATCGCGCTTTGATACATGCAAAGAAAGGAGAATGA
- a CDS encoding holin produces MEDVLIFATVLLPIVTALIELVKRSINIPKNIVPVVSLVVGLLISADASPFTDLELILRLWAGCFAGLASTGLFELTYRMFEDGTTDES; encoded by the coding sequence ATGGAAGACGTTTTAATCTTTGCAACCGTTCTGTTACCAATCGTTACAGCTCTAATTGAGTTGGTTAAGCGATCTATTAACATCCCAAAAAACATTGTACCTGTAGTTAGCTTAGTGGTGGGTTTATTAATCAGTGCAGATGCAAGTCCATTTACTGATTTAGAATTAATTTTGCGATTATGGGCAGGTTGTTTTGCGGGTTTAGCAAGTACAGGATTATTTGAATTAACATATAGAATGTTTGAAGATGGTACTACTGACGAATCTTAA
- the glgD gene encoding glucose-1-phosphate adenylyltransferase subunit GlgD, whose amino-acid sequence MKTMIGLINLEHEYDFLNELTYFRCGAATPFAGRYRLIDFTLSNMTKSYMNEIAIFAKHKYRSLIDHLGSGADWDLNKRHGGLFILPPQWHDPHDVSKGDLRHFRNNWDFFERCKSEYVLISGSQFIANMHYNHLFAQHLESGADVTILTSHYDLMPEHNSCLKIEADEHGYVKAFTNDTKNNHVYTGVYLLRKSLLYSLMEECIANNKSNFFLDGIQNNLERLKIQVHNYQGYSMIVNSIDSYYRQNLSLLDLNNYQQLFPNGERVYTKIGNQPPTKYNSAAKIAKSLIATGGIINGEVVNSILFRGVKIGKGAKIKNSIILQHCKIEDGAHLENVILDKDVTVTEDQLLKGAKEQPFIIAKRSTV is encoded by the coding sequence ATGAAGACCATGATCGGATTAATTAATTTAGAACATGAATATGATTTTTTGAACGAATTGACCTATTTTCGCTGTGGGGCTGCGACACCCTTTGCCGGTCGTTACCGTCTGATTGATTTTACTTTATCGAACATGACTAAATCGTACATGAACGAGATTGCTATTTTCGCTAAACATAAATATCGCTCCTTAATTGATCATCTAGGATCCGGAGCAGACTGGGATCTGAACAAACGGCATGGCGGTTTATTTATTTTACCACCGCAATGGCATGATCCTCACGATGTGTCCAAAGGAGATTTGCGGCATTTTCGTAATAACTGGGATTTCTTTGAACGGTGCAAATCAGAATATGTGCTAATTAGCGGCAGTCAATTCATAGCCAACATGCACTATAATCATTTATTTGCACAGCATCTTGAATCAGGAGCTGACGTAACCATACTCACCAGTCATTACGATTTAATGCCTGAACATAATAGTTGTTTAAAGATAGAAGCTGACGAACATGGTTATGTAAAGGCTTTTACCAATGATACCAAAAATAATCATGTGTATACCGGTGTTTATTTATTAAGAAAATCACTGCTATATTCCTTGATGGAAGAGTGTATCGCCAATAACAAAAGCAACTTCTTTCTGGATGGCATACAGAACAATCTCGAACGACTAAAGATCCAAGTACACAACTATCAAGGATATAGCATGATCGTTAACTCGATTGATAGTTACTATCGGCAAAATCTTTCGTTATTAGACTTGAACAATTATCAACAATTATTTCCGAACGGCGAAAGAGTGTACACCAAAATCGGCAATCAACCACCAACAAAATATAACAGCGCTGCAAAGATAGCGAAATCACTCATTGCCACAGGCGGAATTATTAATGGTGAGGTGGTAAACAGCATCCTCTTTCGCGGCGTAAAAATAGGAAAAGGAGCGAAAATCAAAAACTCGATTATTTTACAGCATTGCAAAATCGAAGATGGTGCCCATTTAGAAAATGTGATTCTCGATAAAGACGTCACCGTTACCGAAGACCAATTGTTAAAAGGGGCAAAAGAACAACCATTTATCATCGCAAAGCGAAGTACGGTTTAA
- a CDS encoding glucose-1-phosphate adenylyltransferase, which translates to MKKECVTMLLAGGVGKRLGLLTKNLAKPAVPFGGRYRIIDFTLSNCLNSHMYTVGVLTQYSPFVLHKHIGVGKPWDLDRLEDGLAILSPYTENDGGNWYLGTADAITKNMKFIERYQPEYLIVLSGDHIYRMDYDKLLQYHKEKNADVTIAALEIPLKEASRFGIVNTDENLKIYQFEEKPKEPKNNLASMGIYIFNWKLLKEYLEADMLDSVSQHDFGHDIIPAMLAKQCSMYAYRFTGYWKDVGTIQSYWEAHMDLLEDDIPFSLNNDDWRIYSHDSNFAPQLIDQGASIAKSLINNGCIVSGNVQQSILFENVRIGKDSTVEQSILLPGGRIGNNVTLKRVIVQENVIIPDHTTIISLPDEEPIVISNENVEVISANQGVAP; encoded by the coding sequence ATGAAAAAAGAATGTGTGACCATGCTTTTGGCCGGCGGTGTCGGCAAGCGTCTCGGCTTATTAACGAAAAATCTCGCCAAACCGGCAGTCCCCTTTGGTGGAAGGTATCGAATTATTGATTTCACACTGAGTAACTGCTTGAATTCACACATGTATACCGTCGGTGTTCTCACCCAATATTCCCCATTTGTACTGCATAAACATATTGGTGTCGGAAAACCATGGGATCTTGACCGATTGGAAGATGGCCTCGCGATCCTTTCCCCCTACACAGAGAATGACGGTGGCAACTGGTATCTTGGAACAGCAGATGCCATTACTAAAAATATGAAATTCATCGAGCGTTATCAGCCGGAATACTTAATTGTTCTATCCGGAGACCACATCTATCGGATGGACTATGATAAGCTGCTCCAATATCATAAAGAAAAAAACGCAGATGTGACAATCGCTGCACTTGAAATTCCTTTAAAGGAAGCTTCCCGTTTCGGTATCGTCAACACGGATGAAAACTTAAAAATCTATCAATTTGAGGAAAAACCAAAAGAACCTAAAAATAACTTAGCTTCTATGGGCATTTATATATTTAATTGGAAATTACTAAAAGAATATTTAGAAGCTGACATGCTGGATTCCGTCTCGCAGCATGATTTCGGACATGATATCATACCGGCGATGCTTGCCAAGCAATGCTCCATGTATGCGTACCGCTTTACAGGATACTGGAAAGATGTCGGTACGATCCAAAGCTATTGGGAAGCACATATGGATCTGTTAGAAGACGATATTCCTTTTTCTTTAAACAATGATGATTGGCGTATTTATTCACATGACTCTAATTTCGCACCTCAATTAATTGATCAAGGTGCCTCCATCGCAAAATCATTAATTAATAATGGATGCATTGTATCAGGCAATGTTCAGCAATCCATTCTGTTCGAAAATGTACGTATCGGTAAAGATTCAACAGTTGAGCAATCAATTCTATTGCCGGGAGGAAGAATTGGCAACAACGTCACATTAAAACGTGTCATCGTTCAGGAAAATGTCATTATTCCAGATCATACCACAATCATTTCCTTACCAGACGAAGAACCAATCGTGATCTCGAACGAAAATGTAGAAGTTATTTCAGCTAATCAGGGGGTTGCGCCATGA
- a CDS encoding glycogen/starch/alpha-glucan phosphorylase: MKKWTPALFSSQLESILKEHEIEIKEASSKEMYYAISSLISQEIERNWKKTEKRYHSKRPKQLYYLSMEFLIGGLLKNNLFHYDMLDTCNQAMTELGFDPDQIYQEERDPGLGNGGLGRLAACFLDSLAALQYPGHGYGIRYRYGLFEQRIINGYQTELPDYWLDSPYPWEIRKIDEAVEIEYGGSVHMQQAEDGSFTFSYHNTDKVLAVPYDVPIIGFQNKVVNTLRLWSAEPADAVQQPDETEYYHQLEHHHAIEQISGFLYPDDSSEEGKWLRLKQQYFLVAASLQKILKDYQENVRKSLSKLPDKVVIQINDTHPSLAIPEMMRILMDEESLGWDEAWQITSNMFAYTNHTIMSEALEKWPVTVMHQLLPRLYMIINEINERFCRDIWEGHTELRERISEMAIIADGYVHMARLAVVGSFSVNGVAKLHTQILKTQELKDFYQLYPKRFNNKTNGITHRRWLLMANPRLAEVITETISSHWIKRPRELTHLLRHINDKPLLDQLDIIKNENKQKLADYIQQTTGILVDHQSIFDVQIKRLHEYKRQLLNTFHVIYLYNELKENPLLDITPRTFIFAAKAAPSYYFAKEVIKLINTVASVVNHDPAIKGKLKVVFLENYNVSLAEKIIPAVDLSEQISTAGKEASGTGNMKMMMNGALTIGTLDGANIEMKQLVSEANIFLFGLQSDEVFQYYQTGEYQANELYQTDDRLAKILDQLRDGYFGHEFKDIYYQLLSTNDPYFILKDFDDYVETHQHIDQTYRNKDSWLSKSLVNIAHSGKFSSDRTIREYATSIWKL; the protein is encoded by the coding sequence TTGAAAAAATGGACACCGGCATTATTTTCATCCCAGTTAGAAAGTATCTTAAAAGAACACGAAATAGAAATAAAAGAAGCTTCATCCAAAGAAATGTATTATGCGATCAGTTCACTGATAAGCCAAGAGATTGAACGGAATTGGAAGAAAACAGAGAAACGCTATCATTCTAAGCGACCAAAGCAGCTTTATTATCTTTCGATGGAATTTCTAATCGGCGGCTTGCTGAAGAATAATCTTTTTCATTATGACATGCTCGACACTTGTAACCAGGCGATGACAGAGCTTGGCTTTGATCCCGACCAGATCTATCAGGAAGAACGTGATCCCGGACTTGGAAATGGCGGTCTGGGACGTCTTGCCGCCTGTTTTCTCGATTCATTGGCAGCTCTACAGTATCCTGGTCATGGCTACGGCATCCGTTACCGCTATGGACTCTTTGAACAACGGATCATCAACGGATACCAAACCGAGCTGCCTGACTATTGGCTCGACTCCCCTTACCCTTGGGAAATTCGCAAAATCGATGAAGCAGTAGAAATTGAGTATGGTGGTTCAGTACATATGCAACAAGCTGAAGATGGTTCTTTCACCTTCAGCTATCACAACACAGATAAAGTACTCGCTGTACCATATGACGTCCCGATCATCGGCTTTCAAAATAAAGTGGTCAACACATTGCGCCTATGGAGTGCAGAACCGGCAGATGCTGTTCAACAGCCAGATGAAACGGAATACTATCATCAATTAGAACACCATCACGCCATCGAACAAATTTCCGGATTTCTCTATCCTGACGATTCCAGTGAAGAAGGCAAATGGTTGCGGTTAAAACAACAATATTTTTTGGTAGCCGCGAGCCTGCAAAAAATATTGAAGGATTATCAGGAAAACGTTCGAAAATCTCTATCCAAACTGCCAGATAAAGTCGTCATTCAAATCAATGACACCCACCCCAGTCTAGCTATTCCAGAAATGATGCGTATCTTAATGGATGAAGAATCACTCGGCTGGGACGAAGCGTGGCAGATTACCAGCAATATGTTTGCCTATACCAATCACACGATTATGAGTGAAGCATTAGAAAAATGGCCAGTCACAGTCATGCATCAGCTGCTCCCACGTCTTTACATGATTATTAACGAAATCAATGAACGATTTTGTCGTGACATCTGGGAGGGGCATACAGAATTACGAGAACGTATTTCGGAGATGGCGATTATTGCTGATGGCTACGTTCATATGGCGAGACTGGCAGTTGTCGGCAGTTTCAGCGTCAATGGTGTGGCAAAACTCCATACCCAAATTCTAAAAACACAGGAATTAAAAGATTTTTATCAGCTGTATCCGAAACGATTTAACAATAAAACAAACGGCATTACCCACAGACGCTGGTTACTAATGGCAAACCCGCGATTAGCGGAAGTGATCACCGAAACGATCAGCTCCCATTGGATCAAAAGACCACGTGAGCTGACCCATTTATTGCGACACATTAATGACAAGCCACTCCTTGATCAACTCGATATCATCAAAAATGAAAATAAACAAAAATTGGCCGATTACATTCAGCAAACAACTGGTATTCTGGTAGATCATCAATCGATATTTGATGTTCAGATTAAACGGCTGCATGAATATAAACGGCAATTATTAAATACTTTTCATGTTATTTATTTATATAATGAATTGAAGGAAAATCCTCTGTTGGATATTACACCACGGACCTTTATTTTCGCTGCTAAGGCAGCTCCTAGCTACTATTTCGCAAAAGAAGTAATCAAGCTGATTAACACTGTTGCTTCTGTCGTCAATCATGACCCTGCAATCAAAGGTAAGCTTAAGGTTGTTTTTTTGGAAAATTACAATGTCTCGTTAGCAGAGAAGATCATACCAGCCGTCGATTTAAGTGAACAAATATCGACCGCCGGCAAAGAAGCTTCCGGTACCGGTAATATGAAGATGATGATGAACGGCGCGCTAACGATCGGTACATTAGACGGTGCCAATATTGAAATGAAGCAGCTGGTGAGTGAAGCAAATATCTTCTTATTCGGCTTACAATCTGATGAGGTTTTTCAGTATTATCAAACCGGTGAGTATCAGGCGAATGAACTGTACCAGACAGATGACAGGCTCGCAAAAATATTAGATCAATTACGTGATGGCTATTTCGGCCATGAATTTAAAGATATCTATTACCAGCTGCTATCCACTAATGATCCCTATTTTATATTGAAAGATTTTGATGACTATGTGGAAACACATCAGCATATTGATCAGACTTATCGTAACAAGGACAGCTGGTTGTCTAAAAGTCTGGTGAACATTGCGCATTCGGGAAAATTTTCGAGTGATAGGACGATAAGAGAATATGCGACTAGTATTTGGAAGTTATAG